A genomic window from Lycium barbarum isolate Lr01 chromosome 4, ASM1917538v2, whole genome shotgun sequence includes:
- the LOC132634807 gene encoding probable WRKY transcription factor 53 yields MDCGFNWEYNSLINELIQGMEHAKQLRAYFSSATSPDKIQELHFHMQMILSSFENSLSILKWTGSVTQTPLLIAPPVSNGAPESSISVDENPKIDDHQDFRYVSKKRKQMPTWSEQVRVSAENGYEGPTDDGYSWRKYGQKDILGAKYPRSYYRCTYRAMQNCWATKQVQRSDDDPALFEITYKGSHTCNLAFKSATTQAKSPEKHEFKKQANNPRIMQSNQMLANLRANLRVNTNGLDKKETTCSFPFSPTFSGFVDENLHFQMSQVDDNLVGGHSPSFVSPTTPESNYFSLPICQMNGSRRIHNLHHSESDLHDLFSANTSSTSSPIIGLEFPLERVEFDPNFPFDNSEFFR; encoded by the exons atggATTGTGGATTCAATTGGGAGTACAATTCATTGATCAATGAATTAATACAAGGGATGGAACATGCTAAACAATTAAGAGCTTATTTCAGCTCTGCAACTTCTCCTGATAAAATTCAAGAATTGCATTTTCATATGCAAATGATTCTTTCTTCTTTTGAAAATTCTCTCTCAATTCTCAAATGGACTGGTTCAGTAACACAAACCCCATTACTTATTGCACCACCAGTATCAAATGGTGCACCTGAATCTTCAATATCTGTTGATGAGAATCCTAAAATTGATGATCATCAAGACTTCAGATATGTTTCAAAGAAGAG AAAACAGATGCCTACATGGAGTGAACAAGTGAGAGTGAGTGCAGAGAATGGATATGAAGGGCCTACTGATGATGGATATAGTTGGAGAAAGTATGGACAAAAAGACATTCTTGGTGCTAAATATCCCAG AAGTTACTACAGATGCACATATCGTGCAATGCAAAATTGTTGGGCAACAAAGCAAGTGCAGAGGTCTGATGATGATCCTGCACTATTTGAGATCACATACAAAGGTTCACATACTTGTAACCTAGCTTTTAAATCTGCTACAACACAAGCAAAATCACCAGAGAAACATGAATTCAAGAAACAAGCCAACAATCCAAGAATAATGCAATCAAACCAAATGCTCGCGAACTTACGAGCAAATTTGAGAGTGAATACTAATGGTTTGGACAAAAAAGAGACAACATGTTCTTTCCCCTTTTCACCTACGTTCTCAGGCTTCGTAGACGAAAATCTGCATTTCCAAATGTCACAAGTTGATGACAATTTGGTTGGGGGTCATTCGCCATCATTTGTCTCTCCTACAACCCCCGAATCAAATTACTTCTCGTTACCAATCTGCCAGATGAATGGTTCGCGAAGAATTCACAACTTGCACCATTCAGAATCGGATCTTCATGATTTGTTCTCGGCCAACACTTCATCAACAAGCTCTCCAATTATAGGCTTGGAGTTTCCACTTGAACGTGTGGAGTTCGATCCAAATTTCCCATTTGATAACTCAGAATTTTTCAGATAA
- the LOC132637066 gene encoding uncharacterized protein LOC132637066: MASVQWNKPTQQNNHVQPSTLCNKTSPRTGQKAGCNKTSTPTSQKTVCNKTCTHTNQKANNENHSFTEKMRGMAHKMFHHEPHTQQGQKAHTQQGRRSVCHASCATHGTHNNQSQHSASHGSTATHTTTNGKKKMEVHCMPTIMRKKNKEEKYKFSDSSSSSSDDSDNEKCGRKKV, encoded by the coding sequence ATGGCATCAGTCCAATGGAACAAGCCCACTCAACAAAACAATCATGTTCAACCCTCCACCTTGTGCAACAAAACCAGCCCCCGAACAGGCCAAAAGGCTGGTTGCAACAAGACAAGCACTCCAACTAGCCAAAAAACTGTGTGCAACAAGACTTGCACCCATACAAACCAAAAGGCAAATAATGAGAACCACTCTTTCACTGAAAAAATGAGAGGAATGGCACACAAAATGTTTCACCATGAACCTCATACTCAACAGGGCCAGAAGGCACACACCCAGCAAGGACGCCGGTCTGTCTGCCATGCGTCCTGTGCAACTCATGGCACTCATAATAACCAGTCCCAGCACTCTGCATCCCATGGTTCAACTGCAACTCATACTACAACTAATGGAAAGAAAAAGATGGAAGTCCACTGCATGCCTACTATTATGAGGAAgaagaacaaagaagaaaaatacAAGTTCAGCGACAGCAGCAGTAGCAGCAGTGATGACAGCGATAATGAAAAGTGTGGAAGGAAGAAGGTATGA
- the LOC132634806 gene encoding cold shock protein CS66-like, producing MASLQCQKPVAQQTVCQKTTTVTCHKANEHHSLGDKMKEMVGKMYHHENHGKQSACHGTTAMHGGHGSHSQQTACHGAKTHQSTGHGSTAMHGGHGSHGQQAACHDAKTQHSAGHGSTAMHGGPGSHGQQAACHGTKTHQSAGHGATAMHGGHGNPSQQTACHGAKNHQSAGHGSTATHGSHGNHNQQTTCHGSKKEGGFMHKIGDQLKTMRRKKNKDGRCRDGSDSSSSSSSDESDNENCGRSKRGSC from the exons ATGGCATCACTTCAGTGCCAAAAGCCAGTTGCGCAACAAACTGTCTGCCAGAAAACCACCACTGTCACTTGCCACAAGGCGAATGAGCACCACTCTTTGGGTGACAAAATGAAAGAGATGGTAGGCAAAATGTATCACCACGAGAACCACGGTAAGCAATCCGCCTGCCATGGCACCACTGCTATGCATGGAGGTCATGGTAGCCACAGTCAGCAGACTGCATGCCATGGCGCCAAAACCCACCAATCAACAGGCCATGGCTCCACTGCTATGCATGGAGGTCATGGTAGCCACGGCCAGCAGGCTGCATGCCATGACGCAAAAACGCAACATTCAGCAGGCCATGGCTCCACTGCTATGCATGGAGGTCCCGGTAGCCACGGCCAGCAGGCTGCATGCCATGGCACCAAAACTCACCAATCAGCAGGCCATGGAGCCACTGCTATGCATGGAGGTCATGGTAACCCCAGCCAGCAGACTGCATGCCATGGCGCCAAAAATCACCAATCAGCAGGCCATGGATCCACTGCTACGCATGGAAGTCATGGCAACCACAACCAGCAGACTACATGCCATGGCTCAAAGAAGGAAGGTGGTTTCATGCATAAGATAGGTGATCAGCTCAAAAcaatgaggagaaagaagaacaAAGATGGACGCTGCAGAGATGGCAGTGACAGCAGCAGCAGTAGCAGCAGTGATGAGAGCGACAACGAGAACTGTGGAAGGAGCAAG AGGGGGAGTTGCTGA
- the LOC132634805 gene encoding uncharacterized protein LOC132634805: MSSRRASKRISVEQKEETKDRKKQKMEEKEAEELVEMSTQRASKRRRTVQKEEAKDRIKQQVEEVNGSFKKSAVVVFAHGAGAPSTSDWMIRWKEMLTKALNAAEVVTFDYPYMSGGKRRAPPKAEKLVDFHSNIVKEVAAKYPGHPLILVGKSMGSRVSCMVAVNGIGVSAIVCLGYPLKGAKGATRDELLLQIDAPIMFVQGSKDGLCSLEKLEAVRKKMKCANELYVVDGGDHSFKIGKKHLQLAQSTQEEAEKLAVHAIATFVSNHAKEG, encoded by the exons ATGTCGAGCCGACGAGCATCAAAGCGCATAAGTGTAGAGCAGAAAGAAGAAACAAAAGAtaggaaaaaacaaaaaatggaagaaaaagaaGCAGAG GAATTGGTAGAAATGTCGACCCAACGAGCTTCGAAGAGACGACGTACAGTGCAGAAAGAAGAAGCAAAAGATAGAATAAAGCAACAAGTAGAAGAGGTTAATGGAAGTTTTAAAAAGTCAGCAGTAGTTGTATTTGCTCATGGTGCTGGTGCTCCTTCCACCTCTGATTGGATGATCAG ATGGAAGGAGATGTTGACCAAGGCACTGAATGCTGCTGAAGTTGTGACGTTTGACTACCCAT ACATGTCTGGTGGAAAGAGGAGAGCACCCCCCAAGGCAGAAAAATTGGTTGATTTTCACTCTAATATTGTCAAAGAGGTTGCTGCTAAATACCCTGGGCATCCACTGATCTTGGTTGGGAAGTCAATGGGTTCAAG GGTTAGCTGCATGGTAGCTGTTAATGGCATCGGCGTTTCAGCTATCGTTTGCTTGGGTTACCCATTAAAG GGTGCAAAGGGTGCAACACGAGATGAATTGCTGTTACAAATTGATGCACCTATTATGTTTGTGCAG GGTAGCAAAGATGGGCTTTGTTCACTGGAGAAGCTGGAAGCTGTAAGAAAGAAAATGAAGTGTGCTAATGAATTATATGTGGTTGACGGTGGTGATCACTCCTTCAAAATTGGCAAAAAGCACTTGCAGTTGGCTCAGTCCACCCAAGAGGAAGCTGAAAAGCTTGCTGTTCATGCTATTGCAACTTTTGTTTCTAATCACGCGAAAGAGGGGTGA
- the LOC132634808 gene encoding protein SEH1, translating to MDKAIIDLEEGTTCTAWNYSGHRLASGSTDGTLSLFDSTDPASSLFNCSSKFKVHESGIVKIVWAPPEYGDAVACICADGSLLLWEEVVEDSELLNWKLCKCFDKISSHVLDVQFGISRTSLKLVAAYSDGQVKVFELLDPFELKNWQLQAEFQNVIESVSKFGNVSCQSASIAWNPLKGEIQQSSFVLGFNSDKPQLNSSKVWEFDQDHQRWLPVAELALPTDKGDPVSAVAWAPNIGRPYELIAVATTKEIALWHVGSNPDPDGRLSVEKVAVLSTHDSEVWQMEWDMSGMTLATTGSDGVVRLWQCNLNGVWHEQAVLEPTS from the exons ATGGATAAAGCCATTATAGATCTGGAGGAAGGTACAACATGTACTGCATGGAATTATTCGGGTCACAGATTAGCTTCCGGGTCAACTGATGGCACTTTATCCCTCTTTGATTCTACTGACCCTGCTTCTTCTCTTTTCAATTGCTCTTCTAAATTCAAg GTGCATGAATCTGGCATTGTAAAAATTGTTTGGGCTCCGCCAGAATATGGAGATGCAGTTGCATGCATTTGTGCTGATGGAAGTTTGTTGTTGTGGGAGGAGGTAGTTGAAG ATTCAGAGCTGCTTAATTGGAAGCTGTGCAAATGCTTTGACAAAATTTCATCCCATGTTCTGGATGTTCAGTTTGGAATCTCCCGTACAAGTCTGAAATTG GTTGCTGCGTATTCAGATGGCCAAGTCAAAGTGTTTGAGCTCCTAGATCCATTTGAATTGAAGAATTGGCAGCTGCAG GCTGAATTTCAGAATGTCATTGAATCTGTATCTAAATTTGGAAATGTCTCATGCCAATCGGCTTCTATTGCTTGGAATCCCTTAAAAGGAGAAATTCAGCAATCAAGCTTTGTTTTGGGTTTTAATTCCGATAAGCCACAACTGAACTCCTCCAAG GTTTGGGAGTTCGATCAGGATCATCAGAGATGGCTTCCTGTTGCAGAATTAGCTTTACCTACAGATAAAGGTGATCCAGTCTCTGCTGTTGCATGGGCACCAAATATTGGAAG GCCGTACGAGTTAATAGCAGTTGCTACTACCAAGGAAATTGCATTATGGCATGTTGGATCAAATCCTGACCCAGATGGAAGGCTCTCGGTAGAGAAGGTTGCAGTGCTCTCTACTCATGACAGCGAG GTATGGCAGATGGAATGGGACATGAGCGGGATGACACTTGCTACTACCGGGAGCGATGGTGTAGTTCGCTTGTGGCAGTGCAACTTGAACGGGGTTTGGCATGAACAAGCAGTATTAGAGCCAACTAGCTAG